The following are from one region of the Arcobacter defluvii genome:
- a CDS encoding LysR family transcriptional regulator, whose product MDMNLLKVFVSVANKKSISLASNELKCAQSNVTSRIKQLEKILGLELFYRVPKGVILTPSGEKFYPQALEIISKMENAISSLNQDEQMSHLKVGSTECNAVVRISPFLIQLHKDFPKMQLELFTGTTKDIMQLILDYKIDIAFISGEPKNDSLMILKKYEEEIAILEPQENNTPNVTLTFKEGCVYDEFLRDYYKQKDIFVEKSLCFGSLETILSCIKVGMGKSLLPTSIVKKMGYDKDIKITVLPKKEANIPTCLVCRKDYIPKISEYLKDMEL is encoded by the coding sequence ATGGATATGAATTTATTAAAAGTTTTTGTTAGTGTTGCAAATAAAAAAAGTATTTCTCTTGCTTCAAATGAACTAAAATGTGCCCAATCAAACGTAACTTCAAGAATAAAACAACTTGAAAAGATTTTAGGACTTGAACTATTTTATAGAGTTCCAAAAGGTGTGATTTTAACACCTTCAGGTGAAAAATTTTATCCACAAGCTTTAGAAATAATAAGTAAGATGGAAAATGCAATATCAAGTTTAAATCAAGATGAACAAATGAGTCATTTAAAAGTTGGCTCAACTGAGTGTAATGCTGTTGTTAGAATCTCTCCTTTTTTAATACAACTTCACAAAGATTTTCCAAAAATGCAACTAGAACTTTTTACGGGAACAACTAAAGATATTATGCAATTGATATTAGATTATAAAATTGATATTGCTTTTATTAGTGGTGAACCTAAAAATGATTCTCTAATGATTTTAAAAAAATATGAAGAAGAGATAGCCATTTTAGAACCACAAGAAAACAACACTCCAAATGTAACTCTAACTTTCAAAGAGGGTTGTGTTTATGATGAATTTTTAAGAGATTATTATAAACAAAAAGATATTTTTGTAGAAAAATCTCTATGCTTTGGAAGTTTAGAAACTATTCTTTCTTGTATAAAAGTGGGAATGGGAAAAAGTTTACTTCCTACAAGTATTGTAAAAAAAATGGGTTATGATAAAGATATTAAAATCACTGTTTTACCAAAAAAAGAGGCAAATATCCCAACTTGTTTAGTTTGTAGAAAAGATTATATTCCCAAAATTAGTGAATATTTAAAAGATATGGAGTTGTAA